From Pogoniulus pusillus isolate bPogPus1 chromosome 17, bPogPus1.pri, whole genome shotgun sequence, the proteins below share one genomic window:
- the FEM1B gene encoding protein fem-1 homolog B isoform X2, translating into MEGLAGFVIDGATALWCAAGAGHFEVVKLLVSHGANVNHTTVTNSTPLRAACFDGRLDIVKYLVENNANISIANKYDNTCLMIAAYKGHTDVVRYLLEQRADPNAKAHCGATALHFAAEAGHLEIVRELVKWKAAMMVNGHGMTPLKVAAESCKADVVELLLAHADCDRRSRIEALELLGASFANDRENYDIMKTYHYLYLAMLERYRDSQDIIEKEVLPQIEAYGNRTECRTPQELESIRQDRDALHMEGLIVRERILGSDNIDVSHPIIYRGAVYADNMEFEQCIKLWLHALHLRQKGNRNTHKDLLRFAQVFSQMIHLNEPVKAKDIESVLRCSVLEIEQGMSRIKTTQDADIHTAMDNYECNIFTFLYLVCISTKTQCSEEDQSRINKQIYNLIHLDPRTRDGSSLLHHAVNSSTPVDDFHTNDVCSFPNALVTKLLLDCGADVNAVDSEGNSPLHIIVQYHRPISDFLTLHSIINSLVEAGAHTDMTNKQKKTPLDKSTTGVSEILIKTQMKLSLKCLAARAVRIYNISYQNQIPRTLEEFVKFH; encoded by the exons aTGGAGGGCCTGGCCGG CTTTGTCATCGATGGAGCCACCGCTCTGTGGTGCGCAGCAGGAGCCGGGCACTTCGAAGTAGTCAAGCTGCTGGTGAGTCATGGCGCCAACGTGAACCACACCACGGTGACCAACTCCACTCCCCTGCGGGCCGCCTGCTTCGACGGCAGGCTGGACATCGTGAAGTACCTGGTGGAGAACAACGCCAACATCAGCATCGCCAACAAGTACGACAACACTTGCCTTATGATCGCGGCCTACAAAGGCCACACCGACGTGGTCAGGTACCTCCTGGAGCAGCGCGCCGACCCCAACGCCAAAGCCCACTGCGGCGCCACCGCCTTGCACTTCGCGGCGGAAGCGGGGCACCTGGAGATCGTCAGGGAGCTGGTCAAGTGGAAGGCGGCCATGATGGTCAACGGCCACGGCATGACTCCCCTCAAAGTGGCCGCTGAAAGCTGCAAGGCTGacgtggtggagctgctgttggcTCACGCCGACTGCGACCGGAGAAGCAGGATTGAAGCTCTGGAGCTTCTGGGTGCCTCATTTGCTAATGACAGAGAAAATTATGATATCATGAAGACCTACCACTATTTATATTTAGCCATGCTGGAGAGGTACCGAGACAGCCAGGACATCAttgagaaagaagttcttccacaAATCGAAGCTTATGGAAACAGGACTGAATGCAGGACTCCTCAGGAATTAGAGTCGATCAGGCAGGACAGAGATGCCCTTCACATGGAAGGCCTCATTGTGAGGGAAAGGATTCTGGGCTCGGACAATATCGATGTTTCTCACCCCATTATTTACCGGGGGGCTGTTTACGCCGATAACATGGAGTTTGAACAGTGTATCAAGTTATGGCTCCACGCCCTGCACCTAAGGCAAAAAGGCAACAGGAACACTCACAAGGACCTCCTGAGGTTTGCTCAGGTCTTTTCTCAGATGATCCACCTCAACGAGCCCGTGAAGGCCAAGGACATCGAGAGCGTTTTGAGGTGCAGCGTGTTGGAGATAGAGCAAGGCATGTCCCGCATCAAAACCACCCAAGACGCTGACATCCACACAGCCATGGACAACTACGAATGCAACATTTTCACCTTTCTTTACTTGGTCTGCATCTCCACCAAGACCCAGTGCAGCGAAGAGGATCAGTCCCGAATCAACAAACAGATTTACAACCTGATTCACCTCGATCCCCGCACTCGGGacggctccagcctgctgcaccACGCCGTCAATTCCAGCACGCCGGTCGACGACTTCCACACCAACGACGTCTGCAGCTTTCCCAACGCTCTGGTCACAAAGCTCCTGCTGGATTGTGGCGCCGACGTCAACGCCGTGGACAGCGAAGGCAACAGCCCTCTCCACATCATCGTTCAGTACCACAGGCCCATCAGTGACTTCTTGACGTTGCATTCCATCATCAATAGCCTGGTGGAGGCTGGTGCTCACACAGACATGACGAACAAGCAGAAGAAAACCCCTCTTGATAAAAGTACAACTGGGGTGTCTGAAATACTCATTAAAACTCAAATGAAGCTGAGTCTCAAGTGCCTGGCTGCCCGAGCAGTACGGATCTATAACATCAGCTACCAAAACCAGATCCCCAGAACTCTGGAGGAGTTTGTGAAGTTTCACTGA
- the FEM1B gene encoding protein fem-1 homolog B isoform X1: MEGLAGYVYKAASEGRVLTLAALLLNRSESDIKYLLGYVSQHGGQRSTPLIIAARNGHTKVVRLLLEHYRVQTQQTGTVRFDGFVIDGATALWCAAGAGHFEVVKLLVSHGANVNHTTVTNSTPLRAACFDGRLDIVKYLVENNANISIANKYDNTCLMIAAYKGHTDVVRYLLEQRADPNAKAHCGATALHFAAEAGHLEIVRELVKWKAAMMVNGHGMTPLKVAAESCKADVVELLLAHADCDRRSRIEALELLGASFANDRENYDIMKTYHYLYLAMLERYRDSQDIIEKEVLPQIEAYGNRTECRTPQELESIRQDRDALHMEGLIVRERILGSDNIDVSHPIIYRGAVYADNMEFEQCIKLWLHALHLRQKGNRNTHKDLLRFAQVFSQMIHLNEPVKAKDIESVLRCSVLEIEQGMSRIKTTQDADIHTAMDNYECNIFTFLYLVCISTKTQCSEEDQSRINKQIYNLIHLDPRTRDGSSLLHHAVNSSTPVDDFHTNDVCSFPNALVTKLLLDCGADVNAVDSEGNSPLHIIVQYHRPISDFLTLHSIINSLVEAGAHTDMTNKQKKTPLDKSTTGVSEILIKTQMKLSLKCLAARAVRIYNISYQNQIPRTLEEFVKFH, from the exons aTGGAGGGCCTGGCCGGGTACGTGTACAAGGCGGCGAGCGAGGGACGAGTGCTGACCCTGGCCGCGCTGCTCCTCAACCGCTCCGAGAGCGACATCAAGTACCTGCTGGGCTACGTGAGCCAGCACGGCGGGCAGCGCTCCACCCCGCTCATCATCGCCGCCCGCAACGGCCACACCAAGGTGGTCCGGCTGCTCCTGGAGCACTACCGTGTGCAGACCCAGCAGACCGGCACAGTCCGCTTCGACGG CTTTGTCATCGATGGAGCCACCGCTCTGTGGTGCGCAGCAGGAGCCGGGCACTTCGAAGTAGTCAAGCTGCTGGTGAGTCATGGCGCCAACGTGAACCACACCACGGTGACCAACTCCACTCCCCTGCGGGCCGCCTGCTTCGACGGCAGGCTGGACATCGTGAAGTACCTGGTGGAGAACAACGCCAACATCAGCATCGCCAACAAGTACGACAACACTTGCCTTATGATCGCGGCCTACAAAGGCCACACCGACGTGGTCAGGTACCTCCTGGAGCAGCGCGCCGACCCCAACGCCAAAGCCCACTGCGGCGCCACCGCCTTGCACTTCGCGGCGGAAGCGGGGCACCTGGAGATCGTCAGGGAGCTGGTCAAGTGGAAGGCGGCCATGATGGTCAACGGCCACGGCATGACTCCCCTCAAAGTGGCCGCTGAAAGCTGCAAGGCTGacgtggtggagctgctgttggcTCACGCCGACTGCGACCGGAGAAGCAGGATTGAAGCTCTGGAGCTTCTGGGTGCCTCATTTGCTAATGACAGAGAAAATTATGATATCATGAAGACCTACCACTATTTATATTTAGCCATGCTGGAGAGGTACCGAGACAGCCAGGACATCAttgagaaagaagttcttccacaAATCGAAGCTTATGGAAACAGGACTGAATGCAGGACTCCTCAGGAATTAGAGTCGATCAGGCAGGACAGAGATGCCCTTCACATGGAAGGCCTCATTGTGAGGGAAAGGATTCTGGGCTCGGACAATATCGATGTTTCTCACCCCATTATTTACCGGGGGGCTGTTTACGCCGATAACATGGAGTTTGAACAGTGTATCAAGTTATGGCTCCACGCCCTGCACCTAAGGCAAAAAGGCAACAGGAACACTCACAAGGACCTCCTGAGGTTTGCTCAGGTCTTTTCTCAGATGATCCACCTCAACGAGCCCGTGAAGGCCAAGGACATCGAGAGCGTTTTGAGGTGCAGCGTGTTGGAGATAGAGCAAGGCATGTCCCGCATCAAAACCACCCAAGACGCTGACATCCACACAGCCATGGACAACTACGAATGCAACATTTTCACCTTTCTTTACTTGGTCTGCATCTCCACCAAGACCCAGTGCAGCGAAGAGGATCAGTCCCGAATCAACAAACAGATTTACAACCTGATTCACCTCGATCCCCGCACTCGGGacggctccagcctgctgcaccACGCCGTCAATTCCAGCACGCCGGTCGACGACTTCCACACCAACGACGTCTGCAGCTTTCCCAACGCTCTGGTCACAAAGCTCCTGCTGGATTGTGGCGCCGACGTCAACGCCGTGGACAGCGAAGGCAACAGCCCTCTCCACATCATCGTTCAGTACCACAGGCCCATCAGTGACTTCTTGACGTTGCATTCCATCATCAATAGCCTGGTGGAGGCTGGTGCTCACACAGACATGACGAACAAGCAGAAGAAAACCCCTCTTGATAAAAGTACAACTGGGGTGTCTGAAATACTCATTAAAACTCAAATGAAGCTGAGTCTCAAGTGCCTGGCTGCCCGAGCAGTACGGATCTATAACATCAGCTACCAAAACCAGATCCCCAGAACTCTGGAGGAGTTTGTGAAGTTTCACTGA